The Prunus persica cultivar Lovell chromosome G7, Prunus_persica_NCBIv2, whole genome shotgun sequence genome has a segment encoding these proteins:
- the LOC18769871 gene encoding probable polyol transporter 6 — MEPEKHTDMVEKKASMEVEGSGEAPEKINKIALLCAVVGSIISIIFGYDTGVMSGAMIFIKEDLKINDVEVEVLAGILNICALVGSLAAGRTSDYIGRRYTIVVASIIFLIGSILMGYGPNYPVLMTGRCIAGLGVGFALMIAPVYSAEISSPATRGRLTALPELCISLGILLGYVSNYVFGKLSLTLGWRLMLGIAGVPSIVLAFGIVKMPESPRWLVMQGRLAEAKKILYLISNTKEEAEARFCDILVAAGIDENCKEDVIEVPKSSKGEGVWKELLLRPTPPVRRILIAAIGIHFFEHATGIEAVVLYSPRIFKKAGVRSKDKLLLATVGVGVTKTLFILVATFLLDKAGRRRLLLTSTGGMIVALTGLGFCLTMVEHAKEQLTWALSLSIVSVYVFVVFFSIGLGPITWVYSSEIFPLKLRAQGTSIGVAVNRLTNATISMSFLSIYKAITIGGAFFMFAGMAILAWIFFYFCLPETKGRSLEEMEMVFSKSKDTNKSRNGIV; from the exons ATGGAGCCTGAGAAACACACAGATATGGTCGAGAAGAAGGCCTCAATGGAGGTGGAGGGTAGCGGAGAAGCCCCGGAAAAGATCAACAAGATTGCTTTACTTTGTGCTGTGGTTGGCTCAATTATATCCATTATATTTGGCTATG ATACTGGTGTGATGAGTGGAGCCATGATCTTCATCAAAGAAGATCTCAAAATCAACGATGTCGAAGTCGAAGTACTAGCCGGAATTCTCAACATTTGTGCTCTAGTGGGATCTCTAGCAGCTGGAAGAACCTCTGATTATATCGGTCGGCGTTACACTATTGTTGTAGCCTCCATAATTTTCTTAATTGGGTCAATTCTAATGGGGTATGGTCCAAACTATCCTGTGCTGATGACTGGAAGATGCATTGCTGGCTTAGGTGTAGGCTTTGCACTTATGATTGCGCCAGTTTACTCTGCAGAAATTTCATCTCCAGCAACCAGAGGCCGTCTAACCGCTCTGCCAGAGCTTTGCATAAGTCTTGGCATCTTACTTGGTTACGTTTCAAATTATGTTTTCGGAAAACTGTCATTGACACTTGGATGGAGACTGATGCTAGGCATTGCTGGAGTTCCTTCAATTGTTTTGGCATTTGGGATTGTCAAAATGCCAGAGTCGCCAAGGTGGTTGGTGATGCAGGGCAGGCTAGCAGAAGCCAAGAAAATTTTGTATCTAATTTCTAACACCAAAGAAGAAGCTGAGGCTCGTTTTTGTGATATCTTGGTTGCTGCTGGAATTGATGAAAATTGTAAGGAAGACGTAATTGAGGTTCCCAAAAGCAGCAAGGGTGAAGGGGTTTGGAAAGAACTACTTTTGAGGCCAACTCCGCCCGTCCGTCGGATTCTAATCGCAGCCATCGGAATCCATTTCTTTGAGCATGCCACAGGGATAGAAGCTGTTGTGTTATATAGTCCAAGAATTTTCAAGAAAGCTGGGGTTAGAAGCAAAGACAAGTTGTTGCTTGCCACAGTTGGGGTTGGTGTTACAAAGACTTTGTTCATATTGGTAGCCACATTTTTGCTTGACAAAGCTGGCAGGAGGCGCTTATTGTTGACAAGCACTGGTGGCATGATTGTGGCTCTAACAGGATTAGGGTTTTGCTTGACAATGGTAGAGCACGCCAAAGAGCAGCTTACTTGGGCACTAAGCTTGAGCATTGTGTCAGTTTATGTGTTTGTggtttttttctcaattgggCTTGGGCCCATAACTTGGGTTTACAGCAGTGAGATTTTCCCTTTGAAATTGAGGGCACAGGGAACAAGTATTGGGGTGGCTGTGAACAGACTTACGAATGCTACTATTTCTATGAGTTTCCTTTCAATTTATAAGGCAATTACCATTGGAGGGGCCTTCTTTATGTTTGCAGGCATGGCTATCTTGGCCTGgatctttttctatttctgcTTGCCGGAGACCAAGGGGAGATCATTGGAAGAGATGGAAATGGTTTTCAGCAAAAGCAAAGATACTAATAAGTCTAGAAATGGTATTGTATGA